The Brachyhypopomus gauderio isolate BG-103 chromosome 7, BGAUD_0.2, whole genome shotgun sequence genome has a window encoding:
- the rom1a gene encoding rod outer segment membrane protein 1a — protein MVWAKMKFPFDKRVKLAQGLWLLSWLATVGGALTFCLGCFLKAELRRRAEVLDNNDIHIVPNTLIVSGLASIGINYFAGRICQDALDAGRFPCWKTFLKPYFCCSIFFSSLMLISTILSFAMKGSLEGSLQVGLRNGLRFYKDTDTPGRCFQKQTIDRLQIEFQCCGNNDYKDWFEVQWISNRYLDFSSKEVKDRVKSNVDGRYLLDGVPFSCCNPSSPRPCIQYRLTNNSAHYSYEHQTEELNIFIRGCRDALLSYYMALMNSIGAGVLLVFMLQCAVVASLRYLQTSMEAVIGQENTEIETEGYLLEKSVSATIMEYLDPVMKLLLLNQVQDGTVKAEAGTAGSSGAAPATTPAT, from the exons ATGGTGTGGGCTAAGATGAAGTTCCCTTTTGATAAAAGGGTGAAGCTGGCTCAGGGTTTGTGGCTGCTCTCCTGGCTGGCTACTGTAGGTGGAGCTCTCACCTTCTGTTTGGGGTGCTTCCTGAAGGCAGAATTACGACGGAGAGCAGAG GTGTTGGACAACAATGATATCCACATTGTCCCAAACACCCTGATAGTATCAGGACTGGCTTCCATTGGCATCAACTACTTTGCGGGACGGATCTGCCAAGATGCCCTAGATGCCGGGCGCTTCCCATGCTGGAAGACCTTCCTGAAGCCCTACTTCTGCTGCTCCATCTTCTTCAGCAGCCTCATGCTGATCAGCACCATCCTCAGCTTTGCCATGAAGGGCAGCCTGGAGGGTTCACTGCAGGTGGGCCTGAGGAACGGCCTGCGCTTCTACAAGGACACAGACACGCCGGGACGATGCTTCCAGAAGCAGACCATCGACCGCTTGCAGATTGAGTTCCAGTGCTGTGGCAACAACGACTACAAGGACTGGTTCGAGGTGCAGTGGATCAGCAACCGCTACCTGGACTTCAGCTCCAAGGAGGTTAAGga CCGCGTGAAGAGTAATGTGGACGGGCGCTACCTCCTGGATGGAGTTCCCTTCAGCTGCTGCAACCCAAGCTCCCCTAGGCCCTGTATTCAGTACAGGCTCACCAACAACTCCGCTCACTACAGCTACGAGCACCAGACCGAGGAGCTGAACATCTTCATCCGAGGCTGTAGGGATGCTTTGCTCAGCTACTACATGGCCCTAATGAACAGCATCGGGGCCGGAGTGCTGCTTGTCTTCATGCTTCAG TGTGCAGTGGTGGCGAGCCTAAGGTATCTCCAGACCTCCATGGAGGCTGTGATCGGGCAGGAGAACACGGAGATTGAGACAGAGGGTTATCTTCTGGAGAAGAGCGTGTCGGCGACCATCATGGAGTACCTGGACCCGGTGATGAAACTGCTCCTGCTAAACCAGGTGCAGGATGGGACGGTCAAGGCCGAGGCTGGAACCGCCGGGTCCTCAGGGGCGGCACCGGCAACAACCCCCGCCACCTAA
- the rps6ka4 gene encoding ribosomal protein S6 kinase alpha-4, whose protein sequence is MSGDSSGSEDSDRETRKKVCTVKHEITNANLTGYTEKVGMENFELLKVLGTGAYGKVFLVRKISGHDEGKLYAMKVLKKAAIVQKAKTAEHTRTERQVLEHIRQSPFLVTLHYAFQTHTKLHLILDYVSGGEMFTHLHQRDHFSENEVRIYVGEIVLALEHLHKLGIVYRDIKLENILLDSEGHVVLTDFGLSKEFLEEERTYSFCGTIEYMAPEIIRGKAGHGKTVDWWSLGILMFELLTGASPFTLEGERNSQSEVSKRILRCEPPFPSLIGPVAQDLIRKLLVKDPHKRLGSGPRGAEDIKCHPFFKGLNWTDLAQKKVASPFKPELRNELDVGNFAEEFTGMEPVYSPASTPPSTERLFQGYSFVAPSILFNKNAVMADVLDAPVSVDRPGSATVQRSAMLKESQFFQHYELCVQGPPLGEGSFSVCRKCRHRQSGQEYAVKIVSRRMETMTQREIAALRQCQSHPNIVSLHEVYTDQYHTYLVMELLRGGELLERLKRKKLFAEGEASQLMKSLVSAVSFMHESGVVHRDLKPENVLFADEADDSVLKVIDFGFARLFPAGKGSAPLQTPCFTLQYAAPELFHSSGYDQACDLWSLGVILYTMLSGQVPFQTEKKGMTSSHAADIMHKIKEGDFSLDGEAWKGVSDEAKDLVRGLLTVDPERRLKLVVLKENAWLQGGGVSSTPLCTPDVLESSGPTVRTYVNATYKAFNRGKREGFFLKSVDNAPLAKRRKLKMTSTGVETRRSSSSSSSSSSSSSSATQPNMQGRQTVTPARDDPKL, encoded by the exons ATGTCCGGGGACAGTAGCGGTAGCGAGGACTCGGACCGAGAGACTCGGAAGAAAGTCtgcaccgtcaaacatgaaatcaCTAATG CAAATCTCACAGGATACACTGAGAAAGTTGGCATGGAGAACTTTGAACTTCTCAAAGTGCTTGGCACTGGAG CCTATGGGAAAGTGTTTCTGGTCAGGAAGATCAGCGGTCACGATGAAGGCAAGCTTTATGCCATGAAG GTCCTGAAGAAGGCGGCCATCGTCCAGAAGGCGAAGACGGCGGAGCACACGCGGACGGAGCGGCAGGTCCTGGAACACATCCGCCAGTCGCCCTTCCTGGTCACCCTGCACTACGCCTTCCAGACGCACACCAAACTCCACCTCATACTGG ACTATGTGAGTGGCGGGGAGATGTTCACTCACCTGCATCAGCGAGACCACTTCTCAGAGAATGAGGTGCGGATCTACGTGGGAGAGATCGTGCTTGCCCTAGAACACCTGCACAAG CTTGGTATCGTGTACCGGGACATTAAACTGGAGAACATCCTCCTGGACAGCGAGGGACATGTGGTGCTGACAGACTTTGGGCTGAGCAAAGAGTtcctggaggaggag AGGACCTACTCGTTCTGCGGCACCATCGAGTACATGGCTCCGGAGATCATCCGAGGAAAGGCCGGCCATGGCAAG ACAGTAGACTGGTGGAGTTTGGGAATTCTCATGTTTGAGTTGCTGACTGGTGCGTCTCCGTTCAcgctggagggagagaggaactCCCAGAGCGAGGTGTCTAa ACGGATCCTACGCTGCGAGCCCCCTTTCCCCTCACTGATCGGCCCTGTGGCTCAGGACCTCATCCGCAAGCTTCTTGTGAAGGATCCACACAAGAGGCTAGGCTCCGGGCCCCGAGGGGCCGAGGATATCAAGTGCCACCCCTTCTTCAAG GGGCTGAACTGGACAGATCTGGCACAGAAGAAGGTGGCGAGTCCGTTCAAGCCGGAGTTGCGCAACGAGCTGGACGTGGGGAACTTTGCTGAGGAGTTCACGGGCATGGAGCCGGTCTACTCCCCCGCCAGCACGCCTCCCAGCACCGAGCGCCTCTTCCAG ggTTATTCATTCGTGGCCCCCTCCATCTTGTTCAATAAGAACGCGGTGATGGCGGATGTCCTGGATGCCCCCGTGAGTGTGGACCGCCCTGGATCAGCTACCGTACAGCGTAGCGCCATGCTGAAG GAGTCCCAGTTCTTCCAGCATTACGAGCTGTGTGTGCAGGGCCCACCACTGGGTGAGGGCAGTTTCTCCGTCTGCAGGAAGTGCAGACACAGGCAGTCTGGCCAGGAGTACGCCGTCAAGATCGTCAGCCGCAG gatggagACCATGACCCAGCGAGAAATCGCAGCACTTAGACAGTGTCAGTCCCATCCCAACATTGTTTCTCTCCATGAGGTTTACACTGATCAG TACCACACGTACCTGGTAATGGAGCTCCTGCGTGGGGGGGAGCTGTTGGAGCGGCTGAAGAGGAAGAAGCTGTTCGCCGAGGGCGAGGCCAGTCAGCTGATGAAGAGCCTGGTGTCGGCTGTCAGCTTCATGCATGAGTCCGGGGTCGTGCACCGGGACCTTAAAccggag aatGTGTTGTTTGCGGACGAGGCCGATGACTCGGTACTGAAGGTGATTGACTTTGGCTTTGCACGCCTGTTTCCAGCAGGCAAAGGCAGCGCTCCCCTCCAGACCCCCTGCTTCACACTGCAATACGCCGCCCCTGAGCTCTTCCACAGCTCTGGATATGACCAGGCCTGTGACCTCTGGAGCTTGGGAGTCATACTG TACACCATGCTTTCCGGACAAGTCCCATTCCAGACTGAGAAAAAAGGTATGACTTCATCGCATGCTGCTGACATCATGCACAAGATCAAAGAAGGAGACTTCTCATTGGACGGGGAAGCGTGGAAAGGCGTGTCAGACGAGGCCAAAGACTTAGTGAGAG GTCTGTTGACGGTGGACCCGGAACGGCGACTGAAGCTGGTGGTTCTGAAGGAGAATGCGTGGCTTCAGGGTGGAGgtgtctcctccactcccctctgcACCCCTGATGTCCTCGAGTCCAGCGGCCCCACTGTCCGCACATATGTCAATGCGACCTACAAG gcattcaACAGAGGCAAGCGCGAGGGCTTCTTCTTGAAAAGTGTGGACAACGCACCACTGGCCAAGCGCCGCAAGCTAAAGATGACCAGCACGGGCGTGGAGACCCGTCGCAGCTCttcgtcctcttcctcttcctcctcttcttcctcctcagcCACCCAGCCCAACATGCAGGGTCGCCAGACTGTGACACCCGCCCGCGATGACCCAAAACTGTGA